The following is a genomic window from Theobroma cacao cultivar B97-61/B2 chromosome 10, Criollo_cocoa_genome_V2, whole genome shotgun sequence.
TTGGACAAACAAATAGTACTATTAAGGAGGTATCAAGGACAAAATAATTAACAGAAAATTCGATAGATAAACCCTGTTTTTCTACAGCAAAGAAGCATAAAGAGAAGTTAAATACCTGGAGGCATATTCTTCCCACCAACGTACTACATTCaaattaaagttttcatttttagaGTTGGGATGCTTTGGGCGAAGAAGTAATTCCCCTGATCCACAAAGTAATCAATGTAGCTTCTGGGTGACACTGTTTAGATCATGTATAGTAGTGCCAGAAGTTGAAGATATGCCAGGATAGCAAATGTTTCAACTATAGTCAAGGAAGCTTCTATATTAGCTCAATGCAATTTGCTAGTCAATTGTCAAGACATTGTCTCTGCAGATAGCTGCAATACGACTTCTTTTCTATTCTTCtaaacttatttgattcaaaattttgtcaaTCCTATCAAGAAAGTAAGAAACATAAATGAATAGATGAACAATAGGGTGAAAAATACAACTAAGAGCTAGCGTAACTTAAGAATACAAACTAGTCTAGGAGAATAAGTCCTTACATAGTGTCCTTAAAGTAGCAAAGTATTCAATAATGCCATTACACTAGATAAGGATTCCTTCTatctttgtaaatttttctttttctttttaaattttttgtgtttctttcatttccaacctttcatttttttccatcTTGCTGGAGCATGCAGTGGGCTTCAAAAGGAAAGCATACTGCAATTCGAAAAAagtggggggggggggattGTGTATATACCTGATCTATTTGAATTTAGGTAATGTACTGCTACCATAAGCATTGTCACAGATCACTCATCCTCAATGGCAGTGTGCCtgtaaaatgaagaaaatgagatcagtctaacttttttttccctttttctctaAGTTCAGCAGCCTATTGTAGATTGGGTGCTCGAGCTTAATTCCAAAACAAAACTCAAAACTTGGTTCAAGTTTTATCAACTTTCATTTATGTAAACTCAAACTTGACTTGAAAAAGTAATTAAGCTACTTAAACTCAATTCGCTTTAACTAGATTTGTAAACAGTATTGAACTAACGAACCTATAGTAATTATGAAAATAGAGCACTTGAACACTTGAATTAATGTATGttctacaaataaaaaaagatttatgaaaaataaaagataccTAATTTCTGGGCGAACTTCTGTTTACGAACACAAACcctttcaaatttgatttttctcaCTGTATGGCAATGTGAGGTACGTGGGCAATATTGGGCCACTCTGGTCCTTCATCCTTCTTGCATCGTTGTTTTAGCAATGGACAATCAGAAATTCTTAGTTCCAAAAGTGAGGGAAGCATTTCCTTACTTGGAAGGAATTTGAGCTTGAGGCAATTTAGGATGTGCAATGATTCGAGAGAGGTGAGATTTTGAAAGCCTTTGGAGGACAAAATTTCAAGGTTGGGAAAATGTTTGATGGAGAAAGAGGTGAGAGAGGGGGGCAGAAGCATTTCTTCATGAGGGAATGACGCCACATCTAGTGAAGCACCGTGGATGCAGAAATGCTTAAGAGAGGTGAGTTTGTGCAAACCCCACTCGATTACTGACTTGCAGAAATTGGGTTGCGAGATTGTAAGTGAAATGAGATTGGTAGGGAACCCCCCTTCTGGCAAAGATACCACACTCGCACAATCATATATCCTGAATATTTCAAGAGAGACGATGTTGTCCATGCGGTTGGGTAAGGCCTCGAGCTTTTCACAACTCATAAGATAGAACTCTCTGAGTTTGGGGGTTAACAATCCACTTCCTGGGAAAGAAATCAGATTTGGACAACCACCAATAATAATCTTCTCAAGATGGTTGAGCTTGTCCGATCCACGTGGCAAAgatctaaaattttcacaACGGGAGATATCAATCTGTTCAAGAGAAGAGTTGTCTTCAATTTCAGGTGCTATGGATTCTAGAGATGGGCAACTATCGATAGAGAGGTATTTCAGCCCCTTAGGTAACTTGCCATTGGATAATAAGGAAGCTAACTTGTGACAACCATAGATGATTACATCTTGAAGATCAACAGGTAACTCATCCCTTGCGGATAAAGATATCAAAGACGGACAACCTCCAATAGTCAATTGCTTTATGCTGATATTCTCTCTTTCATCCAGCAAATACTGCAAATTGTCATAACcaaaaatggataaacttaCAAACCTTAATTGTAACTCCACCCCTGCAGATAAAGATATGAAAGACTTACAATCTCTAATTTCCAATTTCTCTAGAAAAAATGTGCCGTTGATGCTgacattttctctttcatccAGCAAGTGCTGCAAATTCTTGCAACATCCAATGGTTAAACTTCTTAAATTTGCAGGCAAATTTCcctttgaaaatgaaatcaatCTTGGGCATCTTTCAATTTGTAGCACCGTAAGGGATGTGTAGCTGTGTAGGCTTTTTGATAGCCTTTCTAGCCTTTCACAATCAGAAATACCCAAATCTACAATATTGCGAGGGATTCCCAATTGCATTTGCTCTTCCTTTTCGTCCTCAACCCCTATTGAAGCAAGTTGTGAACAATTCTGAATTTTCAAAAAGCGAAGAGCCGACGGATATGCTGAGCATCCTTCCTGGTTCTGCCATGAAGAAATTAGTTCCTCACATTTACCTATAGAAAGAGATTCTGCTTTTCTCAACCCTAACATCAGATCTCTTGGACAAGTGAATTTCGAAATGTTTGAAAGGGAGACACTTTTCATGAGTGAGCCAAAATTTGTAAAACTCGCACCCACCACTTCTTGGCACTTATCAATTGTTAAGTCGCACAACATTGGAAGGCCAGGAAGTGAAACTACCAATTGCTCACATTGACGAATCTCAAGTTTCTTCAATGAAGGAGGACAAGTAGCTAGACTTCTCAATTTTTGACATCGAAGAATCACAAGTTCCTCCAAGGAAGGAAGACAAGTAGGTAAACTTCCTAACAACTTGGGACAATCTGAAATGGAGAGCAGGCGGAGTTGTTGGAAGTTTTTCACATGTCCATCAACTTCACAAGGATCCCATTCCTTCCATTCAGGCATgccataaaaaaataattcttctAGCTTTGGAAATGCAATTGAGGCATTTTCTCCGAAAAAGTTTGAACCCACAGTAGTCACCTTATCCATCCTGCTGATAGCAAGGGATTTTAGCGATGGTAATTTTCCAATTGCTGGTAATGATGTGCAATTTGGACAATAATCCAGCCCCAAATGTGATAGCTTTTCAAGCGATGGATCTCCTATCCAACTTGGGAATGTTTCACCTCCGTAATATTTGATGGTGAGCCTTTCAAGCATTGCATGTGGTCGGAGTGAATTCAACACGTCCATGTGAAATTGAATTTCTTCTACTGCAAAAGCGTCACGGGAGTTCTTCCATTCCAAAGTTAAATCAGAAAGGTTTGACTTATTACATAACCCAGCCACCGCTGCATCTTGAGCTTTGACAATGTTCTCCAATCCTGAAATAAGAAGTCCACCCTTAAGATTAGACAATTTCTCCATCTCCTGTATCTGAAGGCCATTATCTCGACTCACAACAAATCTTGTCAATGTTTGGAGGCTGGTTAGCTCACCAATTCCCATCGGCATCCTTAGTTGTGAATTTGCTCCAGTAAAATCAAGATGCCTTAGGTTAATTAAATCTCTCATTTTTGAAGGAAACTCCTTAAGACAAGAACACTCTTGCAAAATCAAGGTCTCTAAATTGTAAAGTTTGCATATTGAATCGGGTAGAGTTTCGATTGGAGTGTAAGAAAAATTGAGATAACGCAAATGTATTAAATCTCCGAAAACATCAAGTAACTCGGTCAACTGATACCTTTCTAAAGAAAGCACCCTTAAGCATTTCAATTTTGACAACAAATCACTCAGAACGTTATTCGATATATAGCAATACATTTGATTTGGCATCTTCAACGGTAGGAAGGTTCTTAAACGCTCCGTTCCATAAAAGACTTGGAATTTTTTAATTCCATCTCTCCTACCACTAATGTAAGATGAGTGGCGAGCATGTTTGGAAATGTTCAATTTCTTGTCACCTTCCACTCTGAAGCATGTTTCTTTGGTGATTGATTGAGCCAAATCATTAATAAGATCATGCATTACATATCGAGACTTGTCCTGACTGgatatttcaaaaaatgacCTCGATACAAGTTCTTGAAAGATCTCCTTACCCAAATCTTCATTTTGCTTCACAGCTTCCACTTGTAGAAATCCTTCAGCCATCCATAGCCAGACTATTTCCATTTCAGTAAATTCATAGTCTTTGGGGAGTATGGCACAATAAGCAAAACATCGCTTTAGACATGGAGGAAGATGATGATAGCTTATTCGTAAAGCTGGAATTATGTTACTCCTCTCTTCTGGTAAATTCCAAATCTCATTTTCTAGTATATCCTTCCATGCATCAAGGTCCACCTTATTGCGCAAAAGGCCTCCAATGGTCTTATCTGCCAAAGGCAAGCCGTTGCACTTCTTCACAATCTTTCGACCAATTTCTTCTAAATTCGGATGCCTACTGAAATCTTTTGCTCCTAATGCATGGTGAGTTAATACAGAAAGGCAATCTTCATCTGACAACTTTTGCAGCTTGTGATCAGCTGGGATAGTTCTCGTCATTGATGAAACACTTTGTTCACGAGTCGTCACAATAATTGTAGTTCCTTTCCCAAAGGGGGCTATTAGGAGAGTCCAATCATTATAGATTTGATGCCAAAGGTCATCCAAAATAAGAAGTAGTCTTTTCCCAGACAACCTCTGcttcaattttatttgaaGATTATTCAAATCAGCTCCAGCATCAGGAGATTCATGGCCAATTGAtgacaaaattgatttggTTATATCTTTGATATCAAAAATTTCAGAAACGCATACCCATGCTTTGAGATCAAAATAATCATTCACCTGATTGTCATTGTAGACAAGCTGAGCAAGAGTTGTCTTGCCAATCCCTCCCATGCCAACGATGGGAATCACACATATTTCAGCAACATTCCTATCTGAAATTAATTGAAAGATTGCTTCTTTGTCATTTGCCCGGCCGTAGACTTGAGTTTCAGTCACCAAGGAAGTGGTTGGAGGCCTTTCTATTGCTCTTTTAGGCCTCCCACCAACATTTTCAGTCAAAGCCAAGGCACTCCTTCGATCTGCTAACTTTTGAAATCTAGTGGTGATCTCTTTTATCATGGACATCATTTCGCTATTAGATGAGAAATTATGACTGAAGCAAGTATGTCGGAGCTTTTGTAACTTACTTGAGCTGTCTTGATGCTCCCTGGTCAACTTGCGTCTCAAAGCTTCAGTAGCAAACTCATCCAATACATCATCCGCATCGTATGCCAAGTGTTGGAGCTCGGTCAACCATCTCTTGACATGGCGATTCTTCACGTGCTTCTCCTCGGCATCATCTAGCACTGCTTGAATACTGAGCAATATGTTTTCCCACTCGTGGAGCTCCTCGCGAACTTGCTTCTCGGTTACAACATTGAGGAATTCAGCTAACTTACTGAACAACGCTTCAAAGAACGCAGCTAGAGCAGCTTCTCCGACAACAGACATGGACATGGCTTCAGGCTTGCAAAAACACAGAGAAATTGTGTGTGAAATGGTGTAGAGATACGTCTGAAAGACCTGAactaaaagttaaaaacaGACGAATTCGGACCCACACGGCTTTGAAAAGTTGAAACGAGGAAAGCGTACATCCAATTTCTCCGACGCTTGGTTTGTTAGGAGTAAGAGAAACGTACTAAATGGAGCCATCTTTTGGACTCTTGGGCAGGTCGCCCTCCCCAGTCCCCACCGTGGTCCTACAGAAGTGGAAACTAGCTCCtatttctcaattattctACTTCACTTTATGAAAAGTTTATTAATGGGTTGTAAGACTAAGCTTTCATTTTAGTTCCTAATCTACCAATTGTTTTTATCTAAATCTCCAAGTAAATCTTTATCAACCAATTCTCCACCAACAATAGGTATAGTTTATCtccatatttaaaaaatatactaTTTCTACAAAACTTTAAAGTTTCTTATATTTATAGTTATCATGAATtacatttttatcaaaaaaaatttccaaaaccgAGAGGtgtttctttcaaaaataattgttgtttattATACTTTTGGTGAGATTTATACCATATGAATTGCtgtcatatattaatttcatattactattcatgaattatttttgtcttttgaaaCTTACTATTCATGGATTATTTGTTTGATGTTGTGTTTTTACGATGCTGTTATTTATATTAACGAAATTTGTTTTGTGAAATATTTCAATCCCATtacttttttctatttaaaatcaacaaaattgaaagtgtaataataaatttcaataaaattaaaatacaatgaaaaatttcacaTTAAATCATAGTATAATAACAAATTTCACCTTTATCATCGTCCAATTCATTCTTAAGCCCTATAAATAATGTGCAAGTAACCAATTAATACCCTATTCTCCTCAAAGAAGAACAcctttacaaaaaaattgagaaaaaaaaaaagaacacaaGAGGAAACagttaaattgataaaaacaattaaaatgtgaATCTCAAATCTTAATTTGCAAGGACATAAACTGATTAGTAGATCTTACTACTTTcatatgatttatttatataatataatttgcTAGTGTATTTTGTTTGCTATGCCTTCCTAGCAGCCCAAAACTACAAGCAAGAAATAAGTTCAAAGATTAATAACTAAAAGACACAAGCCAACCGAATTATCAttcttacaaaaaaaaaaaaaaggaaaagtcaATGAAAGCAGCTTATTAGTCAACTAGATACATTCTCATTATTTCAATATTTCGCAATTACCAGCAAACACAAAAGGATGGACTCAATTTTGAAGTTGGGATTTGTAGATGTTTTGGCCGGAGGTAGCTGCAGTGACCGGACACAACCTGATAGAGAATGAGTATGGCACAGCCGGAATCAGATACTTTTCATGTACACAGGGTGTCCAGCTATCATCTCCGCCTATTCCCATGTGCTTGTGGTCAAGATGCACCTGcaaaacaatgaaaattaaCATGACAAGGTCACGTTGGCTGATAGATAAGGGGAAGGAATAAGATCCGAGtgaagattaaataaaatgataaaagtaaTTAGCAACAATATGCGAGTATAGATGCACAAGACATCCAAAAATCTAAGCCCTGAGACACCTTCAattcattgaaaatttgacaTGTATTGTGGTATTTGCGCATGTATGtacatatgtatgtatatgaaaAAGGGATATAGCCTATATCGACAGGGATCTTACCATTACCGTTTCTCAGAATATGACCTGTATATAAAAGCGTTAGATTTTTAATGTTGTTCTTATGATCACAAATCCAGAGTGGACGGCTTCAATCAAGAAAGGGGGATTGGAAATGAATATGGTTAGATTCTC
Proteins encoded in this region:
- the LOC18587231 gene encoding putative disease resistance RPP13-like protein 1: MSMSVVGEAALAAFFEALFSKLAEFLNVVTEKQVREELHEWENILLSIQAVLDDAEEKHVKNRHVKRWLTELQHLAYDADDVLDEFATEALRRKLTREHQDSSSKLQKLRHTCFSHNFSSNSEMMSMIKEITTRFQKLADRRSALALTENVGGRPKRAIERPPTTSLVTETQVYGRANDKEAIFQLISDRNVAEICVIPIVGMGGIGKTTLAQLVYNDNQVNDYFDLKAWVCVSEIFDIKDITKSILSSIGHESPDAGADLNNLQIKLKQRLSGKRLLLILDDLWHQIYNDWTLLIAPFGKGTTIIVTTREQSVSSMTRTIPADHKLQKLSDEDCLSVLTHHALGAKDFSRHPNLEEIGRKIVKKCNGLPLADKTIGGLLRNKVDLDAWKDILENEIWNLPEERSNIIPALRISYHHLPPCLKRCFAYCAILPKDYEFTEMEIVWLWMAEGFLQVEAVKQNEDLGKEIFQELVSRSFFEISSQDKSRYVMHDLINDLAQSITKETCFRVEGDKKLNISKHARHSSYISGRRDGIKKFQVFYGTERLRTFLPLKMPNQMYCYISNNVLSDLLSKLKCLRVLSLERYQLTELLDVFGDLIHLRYLNFSYTPIETLPDSICKLYNLETLILQECSCLKEFPSKMRDLINLRHLDFTGANSQLRMPMGIGELTSLQTLTRFVVSRDNGLQIQEMEKLSNLKGGLLISGLENIVKAQDAAVAGLCNKSNLSDLTLEWKNSRDAFAVEEIQFHMDVLNSLRPHAMLERLTIKYYGGETFPSWIGDPSLEKLSHLGLDYCPNCTSLPAIGKLPSLKSLAISRMDKVTTVGSNFFGENASIAFPKLEELFFYGMPEWKEWDPCEVDGHVKNFQQLRLLSISDCPKLLGSLPTCLPSLEELVILRCQKLRSLATCPPSLKKLEIRQCEQLVVSLPGLPMLCDLTIDKCQEVVGASFTNFGSLMKSVSLSNISKFTCPRDLMLGLRKAESLSIGKCEELISSWQNQEGCSAYPSALRFLKIQNCSQLASIGVEDEKEEQMQLGIPRNIVDLGISDCERLERLSKSLHSYTSLTVLQIERCPRLISFSKGNLPANLRSLTIGCCKNLQHLLDERENVSINGTFFLEKLEIRDCKSFISLSAGVELQLRFVSLSIFGYDNLQYLLDERENISIKQLTIGGCPSLISLSARDELPVDLQDVIIYGCHKLASLLSNGKLPKGLKYLSIDSCPSLESIAPEIEDNSSLEQIDISRCENFRSLPRGSDKLNHLEKIIIGGCPNLISFPGSGLLTPKLREFYLMSCEKLEALPNRMDNIVSLEIFRIYDCASVVSLPEGGFPTNLISLTISQPNFCKSVIEWGLHKLTSLKHFCIHGASLDVASFPHEEMLLPPSLTSFSIKHFPNLEILSSKGFQNLTSLESLHILNCLKLKFLPSKEMLPSLLELRISDCPLLKQRCKKDEGPEWPNIAHVPHIAIQ